A window of the Luoshenia tenuis genome harbors these coding sequences:
- a CDS encoding arginine repressor, which translates to MKSGRHAMILDIIDKNDIETQEDLAEALRETGYEVTQATISRDIKELRLVKVLTPNNTYKYATVDKADKVMTNRFIRVFSEAVLSIVAANNLIIIKTLSGSAHAAGNTIDSMRWPEIVGSIAGDDTILVVAPDNDAAQVLVAKFKEMMK; encoded by the coding sequence ATGAAATCGGGACGACACGCCATGATACTGGATATCATCGATAAAAACGATATCGAAACGCAGGAAGATTTGGCCGAGGCATTGCGCGAAACGGGGTACGAGGTCACTCAGGCCACGATCTCGCGGGATATCAAAGAGTTGCGGCTGGTCAAAGTGCTAACGCCGAACAATACCTATAAATATGCAACCGTAGATAAAGCCGATAAGGTGATGACCAATCGCTTTATCCGCGTATTTTCGGAGGCTGTGCTCTCCATTGTGGCGGCGAACAACCTAATCATCATCAAAACCCTTTCGGGCAGCGCCCATGCGGCCGGCAATACCATCGACAGCATGCGCTGGCCCGAGATCGTGGGGAGTATAGCCGGAGATGATACCATTTTAGTAGTCGCGCCGGACAATGACGCCGCGCAGGTGCTGGTCGCTAAATTCAAGGAAATGATGAAGTAA
- the nusB gene encoding transcription antitermination factor NusB, whose product MSRKTARDAAVRLMYARLQGSNSDDGAVLETMGVELAQQDRAFTDLLVTGVEAHAAELDETIKRYLKGWTLERIARMDLCILRSALFELMYSDIPESVAINEAIELAKAYGGQESGPFVNGVLSNFVGERGA is encoded by the coding sequence ATGAGCCGTAAAACTGCACGAGATGCGGCGGTTCGCTTGATGTACGCGCGCCTGCAGGGCAGCAACAGCGATGACGGCGCTGTGCTGGAGACCATGGGCGTTGAGCTGGCCCAGCAGGATCGGGCGTTTACCGACCTGCTGGTGACAGGGGTTGAGGCCCACGCAGCAGAGCTGGACGAAACCATCAAGCGGTATTTGAAAGGGTGGACGTTGGAGCGGATCGCGCGGATGGATCTTTGCATCCTGCGCAGCGCCCTTTTCGAATTAATGTACAGCGATATCCCCGAGAGCGTGGCGATCAACGAAGCGATCGAACTGGCCAAGGCCTATGGCGGGCAGGAATCCGGCCCCTTCGTCAACGGGGTTTTGTCTAATTTCGTAGGGGAGCGCGGCGCGTAA
- the dxs gene encoding 1-deoxy-D-xylulose-5-phosphate synthase: protein MYKSLDDIHSPQDIKDMNIPELEQLAGEIRQFLVQSISQTGGHLASNLGVVELTLAIHKIFNSPQDKIIWDVGHQAYVHKLLTGRKAQFASLRQMDGLSGFPKRAESCHDAFDTGHSSTSVSAALGIARARDQRGDDFSVISVIGDGALSGGMAFEALNDAGQCPSKIIVILNDNDMSISHSVGAVSMHLSKIRSGRTYTGVKRWTEDFVERIPVIGPPTKRFVEKIKNSLKYLVVPGVLFEELGFKYLGPVDGHDIGQLEQILTSAQEYDRPVFVHVVTRKGKGYERAEIFPERYHGVAPFFIDTGMKEKDQSITFSATFGQHLTKMAMHNEKIIAISAAMVEGTGLTPFRQMFPQRLFDVGIAEQHGVTLAAGLATQGLRPFFAVYSTFAQRAFDQILHDVCLQNLPVVFALDRAGLTGEDGETHQGLFDLSMLLPLPNMTILSPANADELRKMMEFALTLDGPCAIRYSKAVSRLPNDDTLPPIQLGKWTRLREGDDGVLIASGNMVEEALNIRERLLKRGKAISVVNARFIKPLDEEMLSQMAHTFPLIATLEDNVLIGGFGAVVGQFLLRKGTGARFLNLGYPDKFIEHGARAALMARYGMDAASLAEKLAVALEEIDGEQ, encoded by the coding sequence ATGTATAAGTCGTTGGATGACATCCATTCGCCACAGGATATAAAGGATATGAACATCCCCGAACTGGAACAGCTGGCCGGGGAGATTCGTCAATTTCTCGTGCAATCTATTTCTCAGACAGGCGGGCATCTGGCCTCCAATCTGGGGGTGGTAGAGCTGACGTTGGCGATCCACAAAATCTTTAACAGCCCCCAGGATAAGATCATCTGGGATGTAGGCCATCAGGCTTATGTACATAAGCTGCTCACCGGCCGCAAAGCGCAGTTTGCCTCTTTGCGGCAGATGGATGGGTTAAGCGGCTTCCCCAAGCGTGCGGAAAGCTGCCACGATGCCTTTGATACCGGGCATAGCAGCACCTCGGTATCCGCTGCGCTGGGCATTGCCCGCGCGCGGGATCAGCGAGGGGATGACTTTTCCGTGATTTCCGTTATTGGCGATGGAGCCCTAAGTGGCGGAATGGCCTTTGAGGCGCTGAATGATGCGGGCCAGTGCCCCAGCAAAATCATCGTCATTCTAAACGATAATGATATGAGCATCTCCCACAGCGTGGGCGCCGTATCCATGCACCTGTCCAAGATCCGCAGCGGACGGACCTACACGGGCGTCAAGCGCTGGACGGAGGACTTTGTGGAGCGCATCCCGGTAATAGGCCCGCCCACCAAGCGCTTTGTAGAAAAAATTAAAAATAGTTTAAAATACCTTGTCGTGCCTGGCGTCCTCTTTGAAGAGCTGGGATTTAAGTATTTAGGGCCGGTTGATGGGCACGATATCGGGCAATTAGAGCAGATTCTGACCAGCGCACAGGAGTATGACCGGCCGGTTTTTGTGCACGTGGTGACCCGCAAAGGCAAGGGATATGAGCGCGCAGAGATCTTTCCGGAGCGGTATCATGGCGTAGCGCCCTTCTTTATCGATACCGGCATGAAAGAAAAGGACCAGAGCATTACCTTCTCCGCCACTTTTGGCCAGCACTTGACCAAGATGGCCATGCATAATGAAAAGATCATCGCTATTTCGGCCGCGATGGTGGAGGGGACAGGGCTTACGCCCTTTCGCCAGATGTTCCCTCAACGTTTATTTGATGTTGGCATCGCCGAGCAGCATGGGGTGACGCTGGCGGCAGGGCTGGCTACGCAGGGCCTGCGCCCCTTTTTTGCCGTATATTCTACCTTCGCCCAGCGCGCGTTTGACCAGATCTTGCACGATGTGTGCCTGCAAAACCTGCCCGTCGTCTTCGCGCTGGATCGTGCGGGTCTAACGGGAGAGGATGGGGAGACTCATCAAGGCCTTTTTGACCTGTCAATGCTGCTGCCGTTGCCCAATATGACGATCCTTTCGCCGGCGAATGCGGACGAATTGCGCAAAATGATGGAATTCGCTCTGACGCTGGATGGACCCTGCGCGATTCGCTATTCGAAAGCCGTATCCCGCTTGCCCAATGACGATACGCTGCCTCCCATTCAGCTGGGCAAATGGACCCGGCTGCGCGAAGGGGATGACGGTGTACTGATCGCCTCAGGAAACATGGTGGAGGAGGCTTTGAACATCCGGGAACGGCTGCTGAAACGGGGAAAGGCGATCTCCGTGGTCAACGCCCGGTTTATTAAGCCGCTGGACGAGGAGATGCTCAGTCAGATGGCTCACACCTTTCCGTTGATCGCAACGCTGGAGGACAATGTCCTGATCGGCGGATTTGGCGCGGTTGTGGGACAGTTCCTCCTGCGCAAGGGGACAGGGGCACGCTTTCTAAACTTGGGCTATCCCGATAAATTTATCGAACACGGTGCGCGCGCGGCTTTAATGGCGCGTTATGGTATGGATGCTGCGAGCCTGGCTGAAAAGCTTGCAGTTGCCTTGGAGGAAATCGATGGAGAACAATAA
- the xseB gene encoding exodeoxyribonuclease VII small subunit has translation MAAKKKTTFEDNIQKLEELVAQMEEGGMPLEQSLALYEKGIALARACTGWLDETEQKLKVLTEDELGGVTLKDALPGEDGNE, from the coding sequence ATGGCAGCAAAGAAAAAGACCACATTTGAAGATAATATCCAAAAGCTGGAGGAGCTGGTCGCGCAGATGGAGGAAGGCGGCATGCCGCTGGAGCAATCCCTGGCGCTGTATGAAAAGGGGATCGCCCTGGCGCGGGCCTGCACGGGATGGCTGGATGAGACCGAACAAAAGCTCAAAGTGTTGACGGAGGATGAGCTGGGCGGCGTAACGTTAAAAGATGCCCTGCCTGGCGAGGATGGAAATGAATAA
- a CDS encoding NAD(+)/NADH kinase: protein MQVSIWVNHEKDVGFRVTGQLVDALEHYGAAVRMDEYCAGVLKRPELGVDRAGLIAGCDVVLVLGGDGTILHAAREAAAADIPVLGINMGRVGFLSEAEVDNVQEVARRIVQADYALEKRMMLQARVIGHPQAAEHIALNDVVLSRGAFSRIIGVQIYIDGQYVDRYMSDGVVVSSPTGSTAYALSTGGPILAPSLECILLSPICAHTLYSRPIVVGADSKIELVLTAADKDAQLALDGETLLTVSNKLRIEITRAKSQATFIRLKGRNFYQLLHSKFSEWSMAEELPEVKA from the coding sequence GTGCAGGTTTCGATTTGGGTAAACCATGAAAAGGACGTAGGCTTTCGGGTAACGGGCCAGCTGGTAGACGCGCTGGAACATTATGGGGCCGCTGTCCGAATGGATGAATACTGTGCCGGCGTGCTCAAACGGCCGGAGCTGGGGGTAGATCGCGCCGGTTTGATCGCTGGGTGCGACGTGGTATTGGTCTTGGGTGGCGATGGAACGATTCTCCACGCTGCCCGGGAGGCTGCCGCCGCGGATATTCCCGTGTTGGGGATCAATATGGGCCGCGTAGGTTTTTTGAGCGAGGCTGAGGTAGATAACGTGCAGGAGGTCGCCCGGCGCATCGTTCAGGCGGACTACGCTTTAGAAAAGCGCATGATGCTGCAGGCGCGCGTCATCGGCCATCCACAGGCGGCCGAGCATATCGCCTTAAACGATGTGGTGCTTTCCCGCGGGGCATTTTCGCGCATCATCGGGGTGCAGATCTATATCGATGGGCAGTATGTAGATCGCTATATGTCAGACGGCGTGGTGGTTTCCAGCCCTACGGGCTCGACGGCCTACGCGCTCTCTACGGGCGGGCCGATCCTTGCGCCCAGCCTGGAGTGTATTCTGCTCTCGCCGATCTGCGCGCACACGCTGTACTCCCGGCCTATCGTGGTGGGGGCCGACAGCAAGATCGAGCTGGTTTTGACCGCTGCGGATAAGGATGCGCAGCTGGCGCTAGATGGGGAGACGCTGCTTACGGTTTCCAACAAGCTGCGCATTGAGATCACCCGCGCCAAGTCGCAGGCTACCTTTATCCGGTTAAAGGGGCGCAACTTTTATCAATTATTGCATAGTAAATTTTCTGAATGGAGCATGGCTGAAGAACTGCCGGAAGTAAAAGCATAA
- the amaP gene encoding alkaline shock response membrane anchor protein AmaP — translation MKLRVFDRVVMTVLMLFCIGVGAVALGFAWNLFSFPVLGYMLLEVELSLLWQILITVIALVWIVLCFKVIFSVPKAPRERHALIKKSDDGAILISLQAIEAIATKYATSMVEVREMKPHTALQEGGIAMRIQVSFKPDIDIPAISTQLQGGIKEAIEQQAGVPVREIRLLVETPSNKSLAPV, via the coding sequence ATGAAGTTACGCGTTTTTGATCGCGTGGTGATGACCGTGCTGATGCTGTTTTGCATCGGAGTTGGCGCGGTGGCCCTGGGCTTTGCCTGGAACCTGTTCTCTTTTCCGGTTCTAGGTTATATGCTTTTAGAGGTCGAGCTTTCCCTGCTCTGGCAGATCTTGATCACAGTGATCGCCTTGGTATGGATCGTTTTATGCTTTAAGGTGATCTTTTCCGTGCCCAAGGCGCCGCGGGAGCGGCACGCACTCATCAAAAAAAGCGATGATGGCGCGATCCTGATCTCCTTACAGGCTATTGAAGCTATCGCTACCAAGTACGCCACCAGCATGGTGGAAGTGCGGGAGATGAAACCCCATACCGCTTTGCAGGAGGGGGGGATCGCCATGCGCATCCAGGTCTCCTTTAAGCCGGATATCGACATTCCCGCTATTTCTACCCAGCTGCAGGGCGGCATTAAAGAGGCGATTGAGCAGCAGGCCGGCGTGCCAGTGCGGGAGATCCGCCTGTTAGTGGAGACCCCCAGCAACAAAAGCCTCGCGCCGGTATAA
- a CDS encoding tRNA (adenosine(37)-N6)-threonylcarbamoyltransferase complex transferase subunit TsaD: MLGPKDGARFYLGLDTSAYTTSVAVIDQNLNIAAQQRQILQVPSGSRGLQQSQAVFFHVQNLPTLIENLYAKTGLSPRDIAAVCASARPRNVEGSYMPVFTVGAGFGRALSQALNVPFFETSHQEGHLRAAAWSGNMPETEAFLAFHLSGGTTEILLAKRQAGSIRCEILGATQDLHAGQFVDRIGVALGLRFPAGPEMDRLALEFGGDDPRIPASVSGMDCHFSGGEAAALRAIQAGDLPAQQIAAMTLSCVARTLEKMIVCAAQRTGIRQILIFGGVAASGWVREQLPKRLKKHRQKIKIYFAKPEFSSDNAMGVALAGRAQDL; the protein is encoded by the coding sequence ATGCTTGGCCCAAAAGACGGGGCGAGGTTTTATCTGGGCCTTGATACCAGCGCCTATACGACCTCGGTTGCCGTCATCGATCAAAACTTGAATATCGCAGCACAACAGCGGCAAATTTTGCAGGTGCCCTCCGGCTCTAGGGGGCTCCAGCAAAGCCAGGCCGTTTTTTTTCATGTTCAGAATCTGCCTACCCTCATCGAGAATCTCTACGCCAAAACGGGGCTTTCGCCCCGGGATATCGCCGCGGTGTGCGCCTCCGCGCGCCCGCGAAATGTGGAGGGATCTTATATGCCGGTTTTTACGGTTGGGGCGGGATTTGGGCGCGCGCTTTCCCAGGCGCTGAACGTACCGTTTTTTGAGACCTCGCATCAGGAGGGGCATCTGCGCGCGGCGGCCTGGTCGGGCAATATGCCGGAAACAGAGGCGTTTTTAGCGTTCCACCTTTCAGGCGGTACGACGGAGATCCTTTTGGCGAAGAGGCAGGCTGGCAGCATTCGTTGCGAGATATTAGGCGCTACGCAGGACCTGCACGCCGGGCAGTTTGTAGACCGTATCGGCGTGGCGCTGGGGCTGCGATTCCCCGCCGGGCCGGAGATGGACAGGCTGGCGTTGGAATTTGGCGGAGATGATCCACGTATTCCGGCTTCGGTCAGCGGAATGGACTGCCACTTTTCCGGCGGAGAGGCGGCAGCTTTGCGCGCAATACAGGCAGGCGACCTGCCCGCCCAGCAGATTGCGGCCATGACACTTTCCTGCGTGGCGCGCACGCTGGAAAAGATGATCGTCTGTGCTGCACAGCGCACAGGTATCCGTCAGATTCTGATCTTCGGCGGCGTTGCTGCCAGCGGATGGGTGCGCGAACAGCTGCCCAAACGGCTGAAAAAGCATCGTCAGAAAATAAAAATCTATTTTGCGAAGCCCGAGTTTTCCAGCGATAATGCCATGGGTGTGGCGTTGGCCGGGCGCGCGCAGGACTTATGA
- the xseA gene encoding exodeoxyribonuclease VII large subunit, with amino-acid sequence MPSALVFSVSQLNEYVKNLLGRDPLLKSVRLSGELSNVKIHGSGHMYFSVRDSDSVIQAVMFRSQVEKLKFLPADGMRVEMTGNVSIYPRDGRYQFYAQSMRLDGQGAGYAAFEALKLKLEAEGLFDQSNKKALPAYPQRVGVVTSPTGAALQDILQISARRCPAVEIVLYPALVQGVDAAASVRKGIRMFNALEPKVDVIIVGRGGGSAEDLWVFNDEMLARACFASKIPIVSAVGHEIDFTILDFVADLRAPTPSAAAELVFPSREETLEHLDYLCEGMKRAVFQQIGGMRQQLKWLELRLAKVSPENGLKHKRERLAQLKRALQEGIGHELRQTQMRFASILTRLEMANPLQILSRGFTLARDAETGRMLTHAHEAAVGSEVEILFQDGARYATITREGQEQIGGENGHGSKEKDHI; translated from the coding sequence ATGCCTAGCGCGCTGGTATTTTCTGTCAGCCAACTGAATGAATATGTAAAAAACCTTTTAGGCCGCGATCCGCTGCTGAAAAGCGTGCGTTTGTCCGGCGAGCTCTCGAACGTTAAAATCCACGGCTCGGGCCACATGTATTTCTCTGTGCGGGATAGCGATTCGGTGATCCAGGCGGTGATGTTCCGCTCTCAGGTGGAAAAGCTGAAGTTTTTGCCTGCCGATGGCATGCGCGTGGAGATGACCGGCAATGTTTCGATCTATCCGCGGGATGGCCGGTACCAATTTTATGCCCAGTCCATGCGTTTGGACGGGCAGGGGGCTGGCTATGCGGCTTTTGAGGCGCTCAAGCTCAAGCTGGAGGCGGAGGGACTTTTCGATCAGTCCAATAAAAAAGCCTTGCCGGCTTATCCGCAGCGGGTGGGGGTGGTCACTTCGCCCACCGGCGCAGCGCTGCAGGATATTTTACAGATTTCGGCCCGGCGCTGCCCGGCTGTTGAGATCGTGCTCTATCCGGCATTGGTGCAGGGAGTAGATGCGGCGGCCAGCGTGCGCAAGGGCATTCGGATGTTTAACGCGCTGGAACCTAAGGTGGATGTGATCATCGTTGGCCGCGGCGGCGGTTCTGCCGAGGATCTGTGGGTCTTTAACGATGAGATGTTGGCAAGGGCGTGCTTTGCCTCAAAAATTCCGATCGTGTCCGCAGTAGGGCATGAGATCGACTTTACCATTTTGGATTTTGTTGCTGATCTACGTGCGCCAACGCCTTCTGCAGCCGCAGAATTGGTATTCCCCTCGCGGGAGGAAACGCTGGAGCACCTTGATTACCTGTGCGAAGGGATGAAAAGGGCGGTTTTTCAGCAGATCGGCGGAATGCGTCAACAGCTTAAGTGGCTGGAGCTACGCTTGGCAAAGGTCAGCCCGGAGAACGGCTTAAAGCACAAGCGCGAACGCCTTGCGCAACTCAAGCGCGCCCTGCAAGAGGGAATCGGCCACGAATTGCGGCAAACGCAGATGCGGTTTGCCAGCATCCTTACGCGTTTAGAAATGGCGAACCCATTGCAGATCCTCTCCCGTGGTTTTACATTAGCCCGGGACGCCGAAACGGGCAGGATGCTGACGCATGCGCATGAGGCGGCCGTCGGCAGCGAGGTAGAGATCCTCTTCCAGGATGGGGCGCGCTATGCTACAATAACCCGTGAGGGACAAGAGCAAATTGGGGGCGAGAATGGCCATGGCAGCAAAGAAAAAGACCACATTTGA
- the folD gene encoding bifunctional methylenetetrahydrofolate dehydrogenase/methenyltetrahydrofolate cyclohydrolase FolD — protein MSAVRMDGKGLSAKIRGQLKERVAAFKAEYGYVPGLTVILVGEDPASQIYVRNKERGCNEAGMTSDVIRMPAQTTQEELLALIEKLNRDDKVHGILVQLPLPKGIDELSVLRTIDPAKDVDGFHVVNAGKLFIGEKALVACTPKGIMRLLEEYEIDLEGKNAVVVGRSNIVGKPISMLLLQRNATVTICHSRTKNLKDICRGADVLVAAVGKANLITGDMVKPGAVVIDVGMNRLPDSKKVVGDVDFESVEPVAGYITPVPGGVGPMTIAMLLENTLEAAKANA, from the coding sequence ATGAGCGCAGTACGTATGGATGGCAAGGGCCTGTCGGCTAAAATCAGGGGACAGCTCAAAGAGCGGGTTGCGGCATTTAAAGCAGAGTACGGTTATGTGCCGGGGCTGACGGTGATTTTGGTAGGAGAGGACCCGGCATCACAGATTTATGTGCGCAATAAAGAGCGGGGTTGCAACGAAGCGGGAATGACCTCCGACGTGATTCGGATGCCGGCACAGACCACACAGGAGGAGCTACTGGCACTGATCGAAAAGCTCAACCGGGACGATAAGGTCCACGGCATCTTGGTACAGCTGCCGCTGCCCAAGGGGATCGACGAACTTTCCGTGCTGCGCACCATCGATCCGGCAAAAGATGTGGATGGGTTCCATGTGGTAAATGCCGGCAAGCTGTTCATCGGCGAAAAGGCGCTGGTGGCCTGCACGCCTAAGGGAATCATGCGCCTGTTAGAAGAGTATGAGATCGATTTGGAGGGAAAGAACGCTGTCGTCGTAGGCCGCAGCAATATCGTGGGCAAACCCATCTCCATGCTGCTGCTCCAGCGCAACGCCACGGTAACGATCTGTCACTCCCGCACGAAAAATCTAAAAGACATCTGCCGCGGAGCGGATGTGCTGGTTGCGGCCGTGGGCAAGGCCAATCTGATCACCGGGGATATGGTCAAACCCGGCGCCGTGGTGATCGACGTTGGGATGAACCGGCTGCCGGATTCTAAAAAGGTCGTGGGCGACGTGGACTTTGAATCGGTAGAACCGGTCGCAGGGTACATCACGCCGGTGCCGGGCGGCGTTGGGCCCATGACGATTGCCATGCTGCTGGAAAATACCCTGGAGGCGGCTAAAGCCAATGCCTAG
- a CDS encoding divergent PAP2 family protein: MDFFTEFFRNPVVLPTFLGWILAQILKVFTNFMKYRKWDLARLFGSGGMPSSHTSFVMALAVSCGISEGFDSAIFVVAAAFAAIVMTDAMGVRQAAGKQARVLNEIVDMMTHNMVVPPSKLKELIGHTGFEVLMGAILGVVVAVLFTFK; this comes from the coding sequence GTGGATTTCTTCACCGAGTTTTTCAGAAACCCAGTGGTACTGCCCACTTTTCTGGGATGGATACTGGCGCAGATCCTCAAAGTGTTTACGAATTTTATGAAATACCGCAAGTGGGATCTGGCCAGATTATTCGGCTCCGGCGGCATGCCCAGTTCGCATACCTCCTTTGTGATGGCACTGGCGGTGTCCTGCGGCATCTCGGAAGGGTTTGATTCGGCTATCTTTGTGGTGGCGGCGGCGTTTGCGGCGATCGTGATGACAGACGCCATGGGCGTGCGCCAGGCGGCGGGCAAACAGGCCCGCGTGTTAAACGAGATCGTGGATATGATGACGCACAACATGGTCGTCCCGCCCAGCAAGCTGAAAGAATTGATCGGCCATACCGGGTTTGAGGTGTTGATGGGCGCGATTTTAGGCGTCGTGGTGGCCGTCCTTTTTACCTTTAAGTAG
- a CDS encoding Asp23/Gls24 family envelope stress response protein codes for MVSNENQVIPANQVDGGTISYADDVIAIIAGLAATEVSGVAGMSGGVVGGIAELLGRKNLTKGVKVEVGNEEAAIDLSIVIDFGFNLRDVSVAVQENVKKAVESMTGLRVVECNINIQGVYIEKETKEPEIVNRVK; via the coding sequence TTGGTGAGCAATGAAAATCAGGTGATTCCCGCAAATCAGGTGGACGGGGGAACCATTTCTTATGCTGATGACGTTATCGCAATAATCGCCGGCCTGGCTGCGACCGAGGTATCGGGCGTTGCGGGGATGAGCGGCGGAGTTGTCGGTGGAATCGCCGAGCTATTGGGCAGAAAGAACCTGACCAAGGGGGTCAAAGTCGAGGTCGGCAATGAGGAAGCGGCCATCGATCTGTCCATCGTGATTGATTTTGGGTTCAACCTGCGGGATGTTTCCGTAGCGGTGCAGGAGAATGTCAAAAAAGCGGTGGAATCGATGACAGGGCTGCGCGTCGTGGAGTGCAACATCAATATCCAGGGCGTTTACATCGAAAAAGAAACCAAGGAACCAGAAATCGTCAACCGCGTGAAGTAA
- a CDS encoding polyprenyl synthetase family protein — translation MNNYEAYYAQLYALAKEALSHWMENQSAPEPVRSAMNYSLGAGGKRLRPMLVLAGCDLLQGDRAQAMGYACAIEMIHTYSLIHDDMPAMDNDDYRRGKLTCHKVYGEGMAILAGDGLLNSAFEVMAAHMQRFPENLVNHVCALAHIARGAGIEGMIAGQCVDLVGTGDDAQSLTWLHRHKTGALITAALLAGLQLAAPTPEELEALREFGYRLGLQFQIVDDLLDVEGDAQTLGKATGSDAANQKTTYVTLYGSEKARELAREHSQAAVEALEIFGERAWFLRELTMRLLTREQ, via the coding sequence ATGAATAATTACGAGGCATACTATGCGCAGTTATATGCGCTGGCAAAAGAGGCGCTCTCCCATTGGATGGAAAATCAAAGCGCGCCCGAACCGGTGCGCAGCGCGATGAATTACAGCCTTGGGGCCGGCGGCAAGCGCCTGCGTCCCATGTTGGTTTTGGCGGGATGCGATCTTTTGCAAGGAGATCGGGCGCAGGCCATGGGGTATGCGTGCGCCATCGAGATGATCCACACCTATTCGCTGATCCACGACGATATGCCGGCCATGGATAACGACGATTACCGCCGCGGCAAATTGACCTGCCATAAAGTGTATGGCGAGGGCATGGCGATTTTAGCGGGCGATGGACTGCTGAACAGCGCCTTTGAAGTAATGGCTGCGCATATGCAGCGTTTCCCCGAAAATCTGGTGAACCATGTATGCGCGCTGGCGCACATCGCGCGGGGCGCTGGGATCGAGGGGATGATCGCCGGGCAATGCGTCGACCTGGTTGGTACCGGAGACGACGCACAAAGCCTGACCTGGCTGCACCGGCACAAGACCGGGGCGTTGATCACCGCCGCGCTGCTGGCAGGCCTGCAGCTGGCCGCACCTACGCCGGAGGAGTTGGAAGCGCTGCGCGAATTTGGTTACCGTCTTGGGCTGCAATTCCAGATCGTAGACGATCTTTTAGATGTTGAGGGCGATGCCCAGACCCTGGGCAAGGCTACCGGTAGCGACGCGGCCAACCAAAAGACGACCTATGTTACCCTCTACGGCAGCGAGAAAGCGCGTGAATTGGCCAGGGAGCATTCCCAGGCGGCGGTCGAGGCGTTGGAAATTTTCGGCGAGCGCGCGTGGTTTTTAAGAGAATTGACGATGCGTTTGCTTACGCGCGAGCAGTAG
- a CDS encoding DUF2273 domain-containing protein produces MKELWDAFIATRRGRVTGALIGLILGIIILCIGLWRFLVLAAFVAVGWFIGSRGDRNAEVSNLLDGLFHLFKFGKRKDD; encoded by the coding sequence ATGAAAGAATTGTGGGATGCCTTTATCGCGACGCGGCGCGGGCGGGTAACCGGCGCGCTGATCGGGCTGATCTTAGGCATCATTATCCTTTGTATCGGCCTGTGGCGCTTTTTGGTGCTGGCCGCCTTTGTGGCGGTGGGCTGGTTCATCGGTTCCCGGGGAGATCGGAATGCGGAGGTATCCAACCTTTTGGACGGCCTCTTTCATCTATTTAAATTTGGCAAGCGGAAGGATGATTAG
- a CDS encoding TlyA family RNA methyltransferase, which yields MENNKQRLDVLLVDKGLAPSREKAKALVMSGAVYIREEKALKASQIVPEKDWEALQVRGKVHPFVSRGGLKLQKALEVFPIKAAGKTAIDVGASTGGFTDCLLQKGARKVYAVDVGYGQLDWRLRQDERVVVMERCNARAMEKGWFQDALELAVMDVSFISIKLILPALVKCLEPGAQLVTLIKPQFEAGRDKVGKKGVVRDAKVHLEVVEEAVAFAAACGFSPQGLSFSPITGPEGNIEFLLYACAADIPPAPLDCRSVVAQAHEAHKV from the coding sequence ATGGAGAACAATAAGCAGAGGTTGGATGTGCTGCTGGTCGATAAAGGGCTGGCGCCCAGCCGGGAAAAGGCCAAGGCGCTTGTGATGAGCGGCGCGGTCTACATTCGGGAAGAAAAGGCGCTTAAAGCCTCCCAAATAGTGCCGGAAAAGGATTGGGAGGCACTGCAGGTTCGGGGCAAAGTGCATCCCTTTGTCAGCCGTGGCGGGTTAAAGCTGCAAAAGGCGCTGGAGGTTTTCCCCATAAAGGCAGCGGGCAAAACCGCGATAGACGTGGGCGCCTCCACGGGAGGCTTTACCGATTGCTTGCTCCAAAAGGGCGCGCGCAAGGTTTACGCGGTGGATGTAGGATATGGCCAGCTGGACTGGCGGCTGCGCCAGGATGAACGGGTAGTGGTAATGGAGCGCTGCAACGCCCGCGCGATGGAAAAAGGCTGGTTTCAAGATGCGCTGGAGCTGGCGGTGATGGATGTTTCCTTTATCTCCATTAAATTGATCTTGCCCGCGCTGGTCAAGTGCCTTGAACCGGGGGCGCAGCTGGTCACCCTGATCAAACCTCAGTTTGAGGCCGGCCGGGACAAAGTCGGAAAAAAGGGTGTTGTGCGTGACGCCAAGGTGCACCTTGAGGTCGTTGAGGAGGCCGTCGCCTTTGCGGCAGCGTGTGGTTTTTCTCCGCAGGGTCTTTCGTTTTCGCCTATTACGGGGCCGGAGGGGAATATCGAGTTTTTACTTTACGCCTGCGCGGCCGATATTCCGCCCGCGCCGCTGGATTGCCGCAGCGTAGTGGCGCAGGCGCATGAAGCGCATAAAGTTTAG